A single region of the Streptomyces sp. NBC_01262 genome encodes:
- a CDS encoding vWA domain-containing protein: MAVFSKSTAPQFAVDIYQNEYLPEGAREVNAIVTVTATGGGTSGGLPLVTQGPGAAVVIMVDCSGSMDDPPTKMHNARQATAAAIDTIRDGVAFAVIAGTHTAREVYPADGRLTVADSTTRHQAKQALRTLSADGGTAIGTWLWLADELFATADVPIRHGILLTDGRNEHEEPGALWAMLDACAGRFTCDARGVGTDWEVKELTGIASALLGSVDIVADPSGLADDFRQMMENAMGKGVADVALRVWTPQGCEIKWVRQVAPTVEDLTLRRTEAGPRAFDHPTGSWGDEARDYHVCIRIPATEVGQEMLAARVSLVLPQPDGTTQAVSQGLVRAFWTDDMAASTHINPQVAHYTGQAELAQAIQEGLEARKQGDFDSATTKLGRAVQLASASGNDDTAKLLAKVVDVVDAASGTVRLRARVANADEMTLETRSTKTVRVRK, encoded by the coding sequence CTGTCTTCTCGAAGTCGACCGCGCCGCAATTCGCCGTCGACATCTACCAGAACGAGTACCTTCCCGAGGGCGCCCGCGAAGTCAACGCGATCGTCACCGTGACCGCGACCGGCGGCGGTACCAGCGGCGGCCTGCCGTTGGTGACCCAAGGTCCGGGCGCGGCCGTGGTCATCATGGTCGACTGCTCCGGCTCGATGGACGACCCGCCGACCAAGATGCACAACGCTCGACAAGCGACCGCCGCCGCGATCGACACCATCCGCGACGGTGTGGCCTTCGCCGTGATCGCCGGCACCCACACAGCCCGCGAGGTCTACCCCGCCGACGGCCGGCTGACCGTGGCCGACTCCACCACCCGCCACCAGGCCAAGCAGGCCCTGCGCACGCTCAGCGCGGACGGCGGCACCGCGATCGGCACCTGGCTGTGGCTCGCGGACGAGCTGTTCGCCACGGCCGATGTCCCGATACGCCACGGCATCCTGCTCACCGACGGCCGCAATGAGCACGAGGAGCCCGGGGCACTGTGGGCCATGCTCGACGCCTGCGCCGGACGCTTCACCTGTGACGCCCGAGGCGTCGGCACCGACTGGGAGGTCAAGGAGCTCACCGGGATCGCCTCGGCGCTGCTCGGCTCCGTGGACATCGTCGCCGACCCCTCCGGTCTGGCCGACGACTTCCGGCAGATGATGGAGAACGCGATGGGCAAGGGCGTCGCCGATGTGGCGCTGCGCGTCTGGACCCCACAGGGCTGCGAGATCAAGTGGGTCAGGCAGGTGGCCCCCACGGTCGAGGACCTGACGCTGCGCCGCACCGAAGCCGGCCCCCGTGCCTTTGACCACCCCACCGGCTCCTGGGGCGACGAGGCACGTGATTACCACGTCTGCATCCGGATCCCCGCCACCGAAGTCGGCCAGGAAATGCTGGCCGCCCGGGTCTCCCTCGTACTCCCCCAGCCGGACGGCACGACGCAGGCGGTCTCCCAAGGCCTCGTACGTGCCTTCTGGACCGACGACATGGCCGCCTCCACCCACATCAACCCCCAAGTCGCCCACTACACCGGGCAGGCCGAACTCGCCCAGGCCATCCAGGAGGGCCTGGAAGCCCGCAAACAGGGCGACTTCGACTCCGCGACCACCAAGCTGGGCCGCGCCGTCCAGCTCGCCAGCGCCTCCGGCAACGACGACACTGCGAAGCTGCTCGCCAAGGTGGTCGACGTCGTCGACGCCGCGTCCGGCACTGTGCGGCTCAGGGCCAGAGTGGCCAACGCGGACGAGATGACCCTGGAAACACGCTCGACGAAGACCGTACGTGTCAGGAAATAG
- a CDS encoding FHA domain-containing protein, protein MSPAPATSPAEPCPNCGTPREGLAQFCEECRHDFAAPVGAAFVPQSPPSAGAPDAPLTWTATVRADRDYFTAMRARSGPEGQGFSFPAHAPERHIPLTSVLITIGRRQHSTGETPDIDLGSIPEDPGVSHEHAILVQQSDSTWSLIDKESTNGTTVNGAEDPLEPYLPVPLKDGDRVHVGIWTTITIRRD, encoded by the coding sequence ATGTCCCCCGCACCGGCCACCTCCCCCGCCGAGCCCTGCCCCAACTGCGGCACGCCCCGCGAGGGCCTCGCCCAGTTCTGCGAGGAGTGCCGCCACGACTTCGCGGCTCCCGTCGGCGCAGCCTTCGTGCCCCAGTCACCGCCGTCTGCTGGAGCTCCCGACGCCCCGCTGACCTGGACCGCCACCGTCCGCGCCGACCGCGACTACTTCACCGCGATGAGGGCCCGCAGCGGCCCCGAGGGCCAGGGATTCTCATTCCCCGCCCACGCCCCCGAGCGCCACATTCCCCTCACCAGCGTCCTGATCACCATCGGCCGTCGCCAACACTCCACCGGCGAAACCCCTGACATCGATCTCGGCAGTATCCCGGAGGACCCCGGCGTCTCCCACGAACACGCCATCCTCGTCCAACAGTCCGACTCCACCTGGTCCCTCATCGACAAGGAGTCCACCAACGGCACCACGGTGAACGGTGCGGAAGACCCCCTTGAGCCTTACCTGCCAGTGCCGTTGAAGGACGGTGACCGCGTACACGTCGGGATCTGGACGACGATCACGATCCGCCGGGACTGA